In Citrus sinensis cultivar Valencia sweet orange chromosome 2, DVS_A1.0, whole genome shotgun sequence, a single genomic region encodes these proteins:
- the LOC102626745 gene encoding uncharacterized protein LOC102626745 isoform X1, which yields MANYNVALILKNPLNDSEFLLVKQTPPPKFNDEEYDSYVDSDLWDLPAIKLNHIQGEKSEPTISIQGSEKINLGKFDIESALNQILEQLGFGVRDGGEWKLWKCVEEPEFGPGLTIHTVYIMGKLLDGNQILQEGCKWMSTQSCINCLAEVKPSTDRVGPLVVIGLLNDLVQWRKWKVPPTLSYQEYPPGVILVPMQSRTAKPFLTTNLIVFAPDSVSDDCGNHRFVAQGEALIVDPGCRSEFHEELLKVVASLPRKLIVFVTHHHRDHVDGLSIIQKCNPDAILLAHENTMRRIGKDDWSLGYTSVSGSEDICVGGQRLTVVFSPGHTDGHVALLHASTNSLIVGDHCVGQGSAVLDITAGGNMTDYFQSTYKFLELSPHALIPMHGRVNLWPKHMLCGYLKNRRAREAAILQAIENGVETLFDIVANVYSEVPRSFWIPAASNVRLHVDHLADQNKLPKEFSILKFRKTCGLHFLLRWAWTYLRFQVRYQKLSMSKLLIGGAAVAGFAVFFSIRNKLISQ from the exons ATGGCCAATTACAATGTTGCTTTGATTCTCAAGAACCCACTCAATGATTCCGAATTCCTGCTCGTGAAGCAAACCCCACCTCCAAAATTCAACGACGAAGAGTATGATTCGTACGTTGATTCTGATCTCTGGGACTTGCCAGCGATTAAATTGAACCACATACAAGGGGAAAAATCTGAACCCACAATCTCCATCCAGGGCTCAGAGAAGATCAATCTCGGTAAATTTGATATCGAATCGGCTCTTAATCag atactTGAGCAATTGGGGTTTGGGGTGCGAGATGGGGGTGAATGGAAATTGTGGAAATGTGTGGAAGAACCTGAGTTTGGACCGGGATTGACGATTCATACGGTGTACATTATGGGTAAATTGTTGGACGGGAATCAAATTTTGCAAG AAGGATGTAAGTGGATGTCTACACAAAGTTGTATAAATTGTCTTGCTGAGGTGAAGCCGAGCACTGATCGTGTGGGCCCTTTGGTTGTTATCGGTCTTCTAAATGACTTGGTGCAATGGAGAAAGTGGAAAGTACCGCCAACCTTGAGCTACCAG GAGTACCCTCCCGGTGTAATACTTGTACCCATGCAGAGTAGGACGGCAAAGCCATTTCTCACAACAAACTTAATCGTATTTGCACCTGACAGTGTTTCAGATGACTGTGGGAATCATAGATTTGTTGCTCAAGGAGAGGCATTGATAGTGGATCCTGGATGCCGATCTGAATTTCATGAAGAG CTCCTGAAAGTTGTTGCTTCGTTGCCCAGAAAGTTAATTGTCTTTGTCACCCATCATCACCGCGACCATGTTGATG GTCTTTCTATTATCCAAAAATGCAATCCTGATGCTATTCTATTAGCTCATGAAAACACCATGCGCCGCATTGGAAAAG ATGACTGGTCTCTTGGGTACACCTCGGTTTCTGGATCAGAAGACATTTGTGTTGGTGGTCAGAGATTGACTGTTGTTTTTTCTCCG GGACATACTGATGGGCATGTAGCACTTCTTCATGCTAGCACTAACTCCTTGATTGTTGGTGATCATTGTGTGGG TCAGGGAAGTGCCGTTTTGGACATAACTGCTGGTGGAAATATGACT GATTACTTTCAGTCAACATACAAATTCTTGGAGCTTTCGCCACATGCTTTGATCCCAATGCACGGGAGAGTCAATTTGTGGCCGAAACACATGCTCTGTGGATATCTCAA GAACCGAAGAGCTAGAGAAGCAGCCATCCTGCAGGCCATAGAAAATGGAGTTGAAACATTGTTTGATATAGTTGCAAATGTATATTCTGAGGTTCCTCGCAGTTTCTGGATTCCTGCTGCCTCAAATGTCAGGCTTCATGTAGATCATCTGGCGGACCAAAACAAGTTACCAAAG GAATTTTCAATTCTGAAGTTCCGAAAGACTTGTGGGCTGCATTTCCTGTTGAGGTGGGCGTGGACATACCTTAGGTTTCAGGTTAGGTATCAGAAGCTAAGTATGTCTAAGTTACTTATTGGCGGTGCAGCAGTGGCAGGCTTTGCTGTATTCTTCTCTATCAGAAACAAGCTTATTTCCCAATAA
- the LOC102626745 gene encoding uncharacterized protein LOC102626745 isoform X3: MANYNVALILKNPLNDSEFLLVKQTPPPKFNDEEYDSYVDSDLWDLPAIKLNHIQGEKSEPTISIQGSEKINLGKFDIESALNQILEQLGFGVRDGGEWKLWKCVEEPEFGPGLTIHTVYIMGKLLDGNQILQEGCKWMSTQSCINCLAEVKPSTDRVGPLVVIGLLNDLVQWRKWKVPPTLSYQEYPPGVILVPMQSRTAKPFLTTNLIVFAPDSVSDDCGNHRFVAQGEALIVDPGCRSEFHEELLKVVASLPRKLIVFVTHHHRDHVDGLSIIQKCNPDAILLAHENTMRRIGKDDWSLGYTSVSGSEDICVGGQRLTVVFSPGHTDGHVALLHASTNSLIVGDHCVGQGSAVLDITAGGNMTDYFQSTYKFLELSPHALIPMHGRVNLWPKHMLCGYLKYERQLFLFFPSHHSILSMGLLH; the protein is encoded by the exons ATGGCCAATTACAATGTTGCTTTGATTCTCAAGAACCCACTCAATGATTCCGAATTCCTGCTCGTGAAGCAAACCCCACCTCCAAAATTCAACGACGAAGAGTATGATTCGTACGTTGATTCTGATCTCTGGGACTTGCCAGCGATTAAATTGAACCACATACAAGGGGAAAAATCTGAACCCACAATCTCCATCCAGGGCTCAGAGAAGATCAATCTCGGTAAATTTGATATCGAATCGGCTCTTAATCag atactTGAGCAATTGGGGTTTGGGGTGCGAGATGGGGGTGAATGGAAATTGTGGAAATGTGTGGAAGAACCTGAGTTTGGACCGGGATTGACGATTCATACGGTGTACATTATGGGTAAATTGTTGGACGGGAATCAAATTTTGCAAG AAGGATGTAAGTGGATGTCTACACAAAGTTGTATAAATTGTCTTGCTGAGGTGAAGCCGAGCACTGATCGTGTGGGCCCTTTGGTTGTTATCGGTCTTCTAAATGACTTGGTGCAATGGAGAAAGTGGAAAGTACCGCCAACCTTGAGCTACCAG GAGTACCCTCCCGGTGTAATACTTGTACCCATGCAGAGTAGGACGGCAAAGCCATTTCTCACAACAAACTTAATCGTATTTGCACCTGACAGTGTTTCAGATGACTGTGGGAATCATAGATTTGTTGCTCAAGGAGAGGCATTGATAGTGGATCCTGGATGCCGATCTGAATTTCATGAAGAG CTCCTGAAAGTTGTTGCTTCGTTGCCCAGAAAGTTAATTGTCTTTGTCACCCATCATCACCGCGACCATGTTGATG GTCTTTCTATTATCCAAAAATGCAATCCTGATGCTATTCTATTAGCTCATGAAAACACCATGCGCCGCATTGGAAAAG ATGACTGGTCTCTTGGGTACACCTCGGTTTCTGGATCAGAAGACATTTGTGTTGGTGGTCAGAGATTGACTGTTGTTTTTTCTCCG GGACATACTGATGGGCATGTAGCACTTCTTCATGCTAGCACTAACTCCTTGATTGTTGGTGATCATTGTGTGGG TCAGGGAAGTGCCGTTTTGGACATAACTGCTGGTGGAAATATGACT GATTACTTTCAGTCAACATACAAATTCTTGGAGCTTTCGCCACATGCTTTGATCCCAATGCACGGGAGAGTCAATTTGTGGCCGAAACACATGCTCTGTGGATATCTCAAGTATGAAAgacaattgtttttgttttttccttcTCATCACAGCATTCTCTCCATGGGTTTACTTCACT GA
- the LOC102626745 gene encoding uncharacterized protein LOC102626745 isoform X4, protein MANYNVALILKNPLNDSEFLLVKQTPPPKFNDEEYDSYVDSDLWDLPAIKLNHIQGEKSEPTISIQGSEKINLGKFDIESALNQILEQLGFGVRDGGEWKLWKCVEEPEFGPGLTIHTVYIMGKLLDGNQILQEGCKWMSTQSCINCLAEVKPSTDRVGPLVVIGLLNDLVQWRKWKVPPTLSYQEYPPGVILVPMQSRTAKPFLTTNLIVFAPDSVSDDCGNHRFVAQGEALIVDPGCRSEFHEELLKVVASLPRKLIVFVTHHHRDHVDGLSIIQKCNPDAILLAHENTMRRIGKDDWSLGYTSVSGSEDICVGGQRLTVVFSPGHTDGHVALLHASTNSLIVGDHCVGQGSAVLDITAGGNMTDYFQSTYKFLELSPHALIPMHGRVNLWPKHMLCGYLNEQMGLQVMIMAYLIL, encoded by the exons ATGGCCAATTACAATGTTGCTTTGATTCTCAAGAACCCACTCAATGATTCCGAATTCCTGCTCGTGAAGCAAACCCCACCTCCAAAATTCAACGACGAAGAGTATGATTCGTACGTTGATTCTGATCTCTGGGACTTGCCAGCGATTAAATTGAACCACATACAAGGGGAAAAATCTGAACCCACAATCTCCATCCAGGGCTCAGAGAAGATCAATCTCGGTAAATTTGATATCGAATCGGCTCTTAATCag atactTGAGCAATTGGGGTTTGGGGTGCGAGATGGGGGTGAATGGAAATTGTGGAAATGTGTGGAAGAACCTGAGTTTGGACCGGGATTGACGATTCATACGGTGTACATTATGGGTAAATTGTTGGACGGGAATCAAATTTTGCAAG AAGGATGTAAGTGGATGTCTACACAAAGTTGTATAAATTGTCTTGCTGAGGTGAAGCCGAGCACTGATCGTGTGGGCCCTTTGGTTGTTATCGGTCTTCTAAATGACTTGGTGCAATGGAGAAAGTGGAAAGTACCGCCAACCTTGAGCTACCAG GAGTACCCTCCCGGTGTAATACTTGTACCCATGCAGAGTAGGACGGCAAAGCCATTTCTCACAACAAACTTAATCGTATTTGCACCTGACAGTGTTTCAGATGACTGTGGGAATCATAGATTTGTTGCTCAAGGAGAGGCATTGATAGTGGATCCTGGATGCCGATCTGAATTTCATGAAGAG CTCCTGAAAGTTGTTGCTTCGTTGCCCAGAAAGTTAATTGTCTTTGTCACCCATCATCACCGCGACCATGTTGATG GTCTTTCTATTATCCAAAAATGCAATCCTGATGCTATTCTATTAGCTCATGAAAACACCATGCGCCGCATTGGAAAAG ATGACTGGTCTCTTGGGTACACCTCGGTTTCTGGATCAGAAGACATTTGTGTTGGTGGTCAGAGATTGACTGTTGTTTTTTCTCCG GGACATACTGATGGGCATGTAGCACTTCTTCATGCTAGCACTAACTCCTTGATTGTTGGTGATCATTGTGTGGG TCAGGGAAGTGCCGTTTTGGACATAACTGCTGGTGGAAATATGACT GATTACTTTCAGTCAACATACAAATTCTTGGAGCTTTCGCCACATGCTTTGATCCCAATGCACGGGAGAGTCAATTTGTGGCCGAAACACATGCTCTGTGGATATCTCAA TGAACAAATGGGGCTGCAAGTCATGATAATGGCCTACTTGATCCTCTAG
- the LOC102626745 gene encoding uncharacterized protein LOC102626745 isoform X2, producing MANYNVALILKNPLNDSEFLLVKQTPPPKFNDEEYDSYVDSDLWDLPAIKLNHIQGEKSEPTISIQGSEKINLGKFDIESALNQILEQLGFGVRDGGEWKLWKCVEEPEFGPGLTIHTVYIMGKLLDGNQILQEGCKWMSTQSCINCLAEVKPSTDRVGPLVVIGLLNDLVQWRKWKVPPTLSYQEYPPGVILVPMQSRTAKPFLTTNLIVFAPDSVSDDCGNHRFVAQGEALIVDPGCRSEFHEELLKVVASLPRKLIVFVTHHHRDHVDGLSIIQKCNPDAILLAHENTMRRIGKDDWSLGYTSVSGSEDICVGGQRLTVVFSPGHTDGHVALLHASTNSLIVGDHCVGQGSAVLDITAGGNMTDYFQSTYKFLELSPHALIPMHGRVNLWPKHMLCGYLKYERQLFLFFPSHHSILSMGLLHLNKWGCKS from the exons ATGGCCAATTACAATGTTGCTTTGATTCTCAAGAACCCACTCAATGATTCCGAATTCCTGCTCGTGAAGCAAACCCCACCTCCAAAATTCAACGACGAAGAGTATGATTCGTACGTTGATTCTGATCTCTGGGACTTGCCAGCGATTAAATTGAACCACATACAAGGGGAAAAATCTGAACCCACAATCTCCATCCAGGGCTCAGAGAAGATCAATCTCGGTAAATTTGATATCGAATCGGCTCTTAATCag atactTGAGCAATTGGGGTTTGGGGTGCGAGATGGGGGTGAATGGAAATTGTGGAAATGTGTGGAAGAACCTGAGTTTGGACCGGGATTGACGATTCATACGGTGTACATTATGGGTAAATTGTTGGACGGGAATCAAATTTTGCAAG AAGGATGTAAGTGGATGTCTACACAAAGTTGTATAAATTGTCTTGCTGAGGTGAAGCCGAGCACTGATCGTGTGGGCCCTTTGGTTGTTATCGGTCTTCTAAATGACTTGGTGCAATGGAGAAAGTGGAAAGTACCGCCAACCTTGAGCTACCAG GAGTACCCTCCCGGTGTAATACTTGTACCCATGCAGAGTAGGACGGCAAAGCCATTTCTCACAACAAACTTAATCGTATTTGCACCTGACAGTGTTTCAGATGACTGTGGGAATCATAGATTTGTTGCTCAAGGAGAGGCATTGATAGTGGATCCTGGATGCCGATCTGAATTTCATGAAGAG CTCCTGAAAGTTGTTGCTTCGTTGCCCAGAAAGTTAATTGTCTTTGTCACCCATCATCACCGCGACCATGTTGATG GTCTTTCTATTATCCAAAAATGCAATCCTGATGCTATTCTATTAGCTCATGAAAACACCATGCGCCGCATTGGAAAAG ATGACTGGTCTCTTGGGTACACCTCGGTTTCTGGATCAGAAGACATTTGTGTTGGTGGTCAGAGATTGACTGTTGTTTTTTCTCCG GGACATACTGATGGGCATGTAGCACTTCTTCATGCTAGCACTAACTCCTTGATTGTTGGTGATCATTGTGTGGG TCAGGGAAGTGCCGTTTTGGACATAACTGCTGGTGGAAATATGACT GATTACTTTCAGTCAACATACAAATTCTTGGAGCTTTCGCCACATGCTTTGATCCCAATGCACGGGAGAGTCAATTTGTGGCCGAAACACATGCTCTGTGGATATCTCAAGTATGAAAgacaattgtttttgttttttccttcTCATCACAGCATTCTCTCCATGGGTTTACTTCACT TGAACAAATGGGGCTGCAAGTCATGA